Genomic window (Candidatus Polarisedimenticolaceae bacterium):
GTGCCGCCGCGTCGCGGAAACGCAGGAGAGTGTCGATCATGACGTTGCCGACGAAATGGACCTTCGTTTCGGGCGTCCCCTCCTGCGCGAGGTTTGCGAGGCCGCTCGGCTCGCTGACGAACAGGAGGTCGGAGAGCGCGTCGGTGACGATCCGGTTGAGCTCCTCCGGCATGGCGCGATCGCGGCTCCTGAGCCCCGCCTCGACGTGCGCGACCGGGATGCCGAGCTTCGACGCGACGAGCGCCGCGGCCACCGTGGAGTTGACGTCCCCGACGACGAGGACGAGCGCCGGGCGGCGGGAGACGAGCACCGGCTCGAGGCGGAGCATCACCTCCGCGGTCTGGGCCGCGTGCGTTCCCGAGCCGACCCCGAGCTTGATCTCCGGCTCGGGGATGCCGAGCTGCTCGAAGAACAGGTCCGACATCTGCCGGTCGTAGTGCTGGCCGGTGTGCACGATCGTTCCGGTGAGCGTCGCGCTCTTCGCGAGCGCCCGCGCGATCGGCGCCACCTTCATGAAGTTGGGCCGTGCTCCGGCGACGAGGACCACCTCACGGCGCGCCGTCATGCGGCCTCCGGACCGGCGTCGGCGCCGCCGTCGCTCGCGACGGCGGTGAGGATGCCGAGGGTGACCGCGAACTCGACCGCCACGGCGGGGATCTGCAGCCCGAACTCGAAGATCGCATGGAGCGCGATGGCGAAGACCGCGCTGACGCAGGCCGCGCTCGTCCACCTGAAGCCGGAGCGGTGCCGGACCGCGGGACGGAGGACGCGCCGCGTGAGGACGACGAGAGCCCAGAGGAGGAGGACGGCCCCCGCGAGTCCGGTCTCCGCGACGATCTGGAGGTAATCGTTGTGAGCCTGGTCGGTCTCGAGCCACTCGCCCGGGCGGTCGTAGATCGCGTAGACGTACCCGAACGTACCGAGCCCGCTTCCGGTCACCGGAAAGTCGCGGATGATGGTGAGCGTCCGTCCCCAGATGTCCCATCGCATCGCGAACGACGGATCGAGCGAGCCGGACTTGTACGGGCTCGGCTTCAGGGCGCGGCCCTCGCCGCCGGCCCAGCTCGCGACGCCGACCGCGAGCCCGAGACAGACCGCGAGGACGATCCCGACCACGAGCCAACCTTTGAGCCGCCGTGCGGCAAGAAGCGCGGCGAGGCCGACAGCGAACGCGAGGATGCCCGCACGCGACCCGGAGAGAACGAGGCCGATGGCGCCGAGAACGGCGCACCCGCCGAGGACGAGGAGGCGCGGAAACGCCCACGAGCGATCGACGACGGCCTTGCGGATCGAGCTCCGGCTGACCGTTCCCTCCGGTCCTCCGAGGAGGGCGAGGAGCAGCCCGAGCGCCACGAGCGTTCCGATCTCGACGAACGCGGCGAAGTGGTTCGGGTTGACGAACGGGCCGAGCACCTCTGCATCGAGCGGCGCCTCGCGGATCCAGAGGAGCCGCGTGGTCCCGGAGAGGCGTGCGAAGAGCGCGATCGCGCCGAGGGCTCCGGTCCACAGCGCGAGCCCCCAGAGGAGCCGGTAGCGCTCGACGGGATGGATCGCGAGCGTGGCGGCGCACGCAAGGGCGAGTCCTGCGGTGATCCAGGCGAGAACGGCGCGCCGCGTGGTCGTGGACGCGACCGAGAGCGCGTGCTCGCCGCTCCCGACGCCGGCAGGCACCGGCGCCGTCAGCGGCGCCGCGCCCGGGGCGGCGGTCGCGCCGCCGGCCTTCGCGCGCTCCTCGAGCAGAGCCGGCAGGCCGGACGGCCCACCTGAAGGAACGAGCGTGGGACGAAGCGACGCCCAGCGCGGCGACGCGAGGCGCGCCACGGCGTCGGGAATCGGGACGGTCTGCAGGAGCGCGAGAACGCACAGCGCCGCGAGCGGCAAGAGGAGGGCGCGCGCCGCGGCCGGCGGCCCGCTGGGTCTCCGGTCGAGGACGAGCGCGATCGCGACGACGATCAGCCCCAGCCGGAGCGCGGCCGACGCCCAGCCTTCGACGGAGCCGAAGGCGAGCGCCCCGAGACCGACGAGCGCGACGAGGAGCCCGGTCGCAAACCCGCGCAGGCTCACGCCAGGTCTCCGCGCCCGGCCTTGCGGACCGCGGCGACGACGGAGCGCATCGCCTCGCCGCCGTCCCGCGCCGCGACGAGGAGCGCATCCGGCGTATCGACGACGATGATGCCGGGGACCCCGACGAGCGCGACGAAGCGATCGCGGCCGATGACGACGCTGCCGTCGCTCGCGACCGCGACGTGCTGCGGGCGAAGCGGCGACGACGGCGGGATGAGGCGTGCGGCGGCTTCCCACGATCCCACGTCGTCCCAACCGGCCTCGAAGGCGACGACCATGACGCCGCGCGCACGCTCCATCACCGCGTAGTCGACGGAGACCGGCGTCAGCGCGCGCCACGCGCGGTGCTTGCCGTCGAGCGCCGTCTCGGCGGCCGTGCGCACACCCGGCGCACAGCGGTCGAGCTCGTCGAGGAAGCGGCCGGCCTTCCACACGAAGATTCCCGCGTTCCAGAGATGGCGGCCCGAGCGGAGGAACCGCCGCGCCTTCGCGAGCTGCGGCTTCTCGACGAACGCCTTCACCGGCGACGCGGTGCCCCGACGCACCGGCCCGCGTGTCTCGAGGTAGCCGAATCCGGTCGCCGGCCGCGTCGGCCTCACGCCCAGGCAGACCAGATCGTCTCGCGAGGCGGCCGCGGCCGCGACGCGGATCGCCCGGACGAAGGCGCGCGCATCGCCGATCACATGATCGGTGGGCAGCACCGCGACGATCGCCTCGGGGTCGAGACGGGCGACGGCGGCGCACGCCAGCGCGAGGGCGGGTGCCGTGTCGCGCGGCGCGGGCTCGACGACGATGCGGTCGCGCCGGAGCGCGGGCAGGTCGCGACGCACCGCGGTGCTCAGCGATGCCGGCGCCACGACCCAGATCCGTGAGGCCGGGGCGAGCGCGCGGGCGCGATCCCACGTCGCCCGCAGCAGCGAGCGATCACCGAGAAGGTGGAGGAACTGTTTCGGCCGGCCGGCTCGGCTGAGCGGCCAGAATCGTGTGCCGCTGCCGCCCGCGAGAAGGACCACGTTGAGATCGGGGCGCGGACGTCGCGTCACGAAGCGTCCCACGTCAAGCGCAGCCCCTCGTGGACGGACACGGTCGGCCGGTAACCGAGCGCCTGCTCCGCCTTTCCGATCGCGGCGAGCGAGTGCTTGATGTCGCCCTGACGCTCCGGCGCGTAGACCGGCCGGACCTCCCGGCCCCCGAATTCGGCCACGATCGCCACGAGCTCGTTCAAGCTGATGCGCTCCCCGCAGGCGATGTTGTAGGCCGCTCCGAGCGCCGATTCCGGCGCGGCGCAGGCCTTGAGGTTCGCCTGGACGATGTTCGCGATGTGGCTGAAGTCGCGCGTCTGTTCACCGTCGCCGTAGATCGTGGGAGCGCTCCCCGCGCGGATGGACGCCATGAACCTCGGAATCACCGCGGAGTACTCGCTGCCCGGATCCTGCCGCGGGCCGAACACGTTGAAGTACCTGAGGGCCACCGTCGGAACCCCGTAGAGCCGATGGAACAGGCCCAGGTAGGTTTCGCCGGCGAGCTTCTGCAAGCCGTAGGGCGAGATCGGCGCCGGCGCCATCGTCTCGACCTTGGGCAACGTTTCGCTGTCGCCGTAGAGCGACGACGACGACGCCATGACGACACGCTTCACCTTCGCGTCGCGCGCCGCCAGCAGCACGTTCAAGGTTCCCGTGACGTTGACCTCGTTCGACGAGATCGGATCCTGGATCGACCGCTGCACCGAAGGGATCGCCGCCTGGTGAAGCACGTAGTCGGCGCCCTCGACGGCGCGCCGGCAGAGCGCGAGGTCGCGAATGTCGCCCTCGATGAGCGTGTAAGTGGTTCGGCCCGCCGCCGCCCAAGCGGGCGCGTCGGCGAGGTTGACGCGACGGCCGGTCTCGAAGTTGTCGAGCACGCGGACCGCATCGCCCCCTTTCAGGATCGTCTCCGCGAGATTCGAGCCGATGAACCCGCCGCCGCCCGTCACGACGAACGTGGCCATCACGCCCTCCCGACGCAGGTGTAGGTGAACCCCTTCGTCCGCATCGTCTCGGGCTCGTAAACGTTCCGGAGGTCGACGACGACCGGCGCTTTCATCGCGCCCTTCAGGCGGTCGGTGTCGAGGGCCCGGAACTGATTCCACTCGGTCGCGACGACGAGGAGGTCGGCGCCTTCCGCGGCCTCGTACTCGTCCTTCGCGTAGACGACGCCCCGGCGCTCGGTCTCGGCGGCGATGGCCATCGCGACCGGGTCGAAGGCCTTGACCTTGGCGCCTTCGGCGAGGAGCGCGTCCAGGACGGCGATCGCCGGCGACTCGCGGAGGTCGTCGGTGTTCGGCTTGAACGTGAGCCCCAGGAGCGCGACGGTCTTCCCCGCGAGCGAGCCCGAGGCCGCGACGCGGATCTTCTCGAGCGCGGTCGGGATCCGTCCCGCGTTCACCTCGACGACGGCGGAGACGATCTTGAGCGGGACGCCGGCTTCCCGGGCGACCTCGAGGATCGCGCGCGTGTCCTTCGGGAAGCACGAGCCGCCGTAGCCGGGACCCGGGTGCAGGAACTTGTTCCCGATCCGATGGTCGAGCCCCATGCCCTTCGCGACGGCGTGCACGTCCGCGCCGAGCTTCTCGCAGAGGTCGGCCATCTCGTTGATGAACGAGATCTTCGTCGCGAGGAAGGCGTTCGACGCGTACTTGATGACCTCGGCCGTCACGACGTCGGTGATGACGATCGGCGTCTCGATGAGGTAGAGCGGGCGGTAGAGGTCGCGCAGGATCGCGGCGGCCATCTCGTCCTCGCACCCGATCACGATCCGGTTCGGGCGGAGGCAATCCTCGATCGCCGATCCTTCGCGGAGGAACTCGGGGTTCGACGCGACGCTGAACGCGTGGCTCGCCTTGCGGTGCTTCTCGATGATCTCGCGGATCATCTTGCCGGTGCCTGCGGGGACGGTGCTCTTGGTGACGACGACCTTGTACGAGTTCAGGTTCTCGGCGACGGCCTGCGCGACCTCGCGGACGAACGAGAGATCCGCGCTGCCGTCGTTCCCCTGCGGCGTCCCGACGGCGATCACGACGACGAGCGACCTCTCGACGGCGCTGGCGAGATCGGTCGTGAAGACGAGCCGGCCGGCCTTGACGTTCCGCTCGACGAGCGCCTCGAGACCCGGCTCGTAGATCGGCATCTCTCCGCGCTCGAGCATCGCGATCTTCTCGGCGTTCTTGTCGACGCAGGTGACGTGCGTCCCGAACTCGGAGAAGCACGCGCCGGTCACGAGGCCGACGTATCCGGTGCCGACCACGGTGATGTTCAACGCCGCACCCCGGCCGCGGGACGCGCGGCGCGGAACCACGAGAGGAACCGGGACATGCCGTCGTCGAACGTCACGCGCGGCTGCCAGTCGAGATCGCGCCGCACCGCGCCGATGTCCGCCCACGTGCGGAGGACGTCGCCGGGCTGCATCGGCAGCCGGCGGATCCTGGGCGCGACGTCGAGGCCGCGTGCGATCCGCTCGACGAGCTCGTTCAGCAGGATGGGGCTCGATCCGCCGAGGTTCCAGACGTGAAAGCCGCGCGTCCGCTCGATCGCGCGGACGATCCCTTCGACGATGTCGTCGACGTAGGTGTAGTCGCGCCCGGAACTGCCGTCGCCGAAGACGGGGACCTCCTCGCCGCGGCTCATGAGGTCCGCGAACTTCCGGATCGCGAGGTCGGGCCGCTGCCGCGGGCCGTAGACGGTGAAGAAGCGTAGGCACGCGACCTCCATCCCGTGGAGGTGATGGAAGGTGTACGCGAGCAGCTCGCCGCCGCGTTTCGTCGCCGCGTACGGGGAGATCGGATCGTCGACCGGGTCGCCCTCAGAAAAGGGCACCTTCGCGTTGTTCCCGTATACCGACGACGACGAGCCGAAGAGGAAGCGCCGGACGCCGTGCCGCCTGGCCGCCTCGAGCAGCACGGCCGTGCCCGTGAGGTTCACCGAGGCGTAGTCGACCGGATCGGCGATCGAGGGGCGCACCCCCGCGCGAGCGGCGAGATGCACGACGGCCTCGATCGTTCCCGCGAACGCCGCTCGGACCGCGGCCTCGTCGCGGATGTCGCCGCGAACGAGACGGCAGCCCGGATGTGCCGTGGCGCGCGCGAGATTCTGCTCCTTCTCGGCCGGATCGTAGAAATCGTGGAACGCGTCGAGGACCACCACCTCGCGGTCGTCCGCGAGGAGGCGCTCGACGAGATGCGATCCGATGAAGCCCGCCCCGCCGGTGACGAGGATCGGCATCAGAGCTTTTCGATCTTCGCGCGGCCCGAGGTGACCGCGCGGGTCGCGTTCCTGGTATCCAGCACGCGCTTCGCGCTCTTGACGATCGAGGCGTAGTCGTAGACCGAGTGGTCGGTCACGATGACGACCAGGTCGGCGGCCGCCAGGTTCTTCGGCGTGAGCTCCACGCCCTTCTCGATGCGGCCGTCCTCGCCTCGGAACGAGTTCGAGTACGGATCGTGGAAGGAGACGTTCGCGCCTTCCTCTTGGAGGAGGCGGATCACGTCGAGCGCCGGCGATTCCCGGACGTCGCCGGTGTCCTTTTTGTAGGCGACACCGAGGACGAAGATTTTCGACCCCTTCACGGACTTCTTGACGCGGTTCAGGATCGCCGCCGTGCGGCGCACGACGACCTCGGGCATGTGTCCGTTGATCTCGGACGCCAGCTCGATGAAGCGGGCGGAGTAGTTGAGCGTCTTGAGCTTCCAGGCGAGGTAGTGCGGGTCGAGCGGGATGCAGTGGCCGCCGATCCCCGGGCCGGGGTAGAACCGCATGAAGCCGAACGGCTTCGTCGCGGCTCCGTCGATGACCTCCCAGACGTCGAGGCCGAGCTTCTCGCACATGAGCGCGATCTCGTTGACGAGGCCGATGTTCACCGCGCGGAAGGTGTTCTCGAGGAGCTTGATCATCTCGGCCGCCTGGGTCGAGCTGACCGGATGCACGTGCTCGATCGCCTGGCCGTAGAGGAGCGCGGCGGCCTTCGTGCACGCCGGCGTGACGCCGCCCACGACCTTGGGGGTGTTCTTCGTTTGATACACGGGGTTGCCGGGATCGACGCGCTCGGGCGAGAAGGCGACGAAGACGTCCCGGCCGACCTCGAGACCTCCCGCCGTCAGCTCCGGCAAGAGGACCTCCTCGGTCGTGCCCGGGTACGTGGTCGACTCGAGAATGATGAGCTGGCCGGCACGCACCTGGGGCGCGATCGCCGTGAGCGCCGAGACGATGTAGGAGATGTCCGGGTCCTTCGTCTTGCGGAGAGGGGTCGGAACCGCGATCAGGATGGCGTCGAGCTTGTCGCACCCCTTGTAGTTCGACTGCGCGCGGATGAGCTTCTTCGCGACGAGGGGCCTCAGCGTCGCGGTCGAGACGTCCTCGATGTGCGACGTGCCGGCGTTGACCGTCTTCACCTTCCGTTCGTCGATGTCGATCCCGACGACGCGGAAGCCGGCCTGGGCGAACTCGACGGCGAGCGGCAGGCCGACGTACCCGAGCCCGACGATCCCAAGCTGGGCGCTGCGGTCGACGATCCGGCGCGTGAGCGCGGAGAGGTGGTCGTTCGGGGCCATGGGGAGTTCTCCTCGTGTGGAGTGCGGGCGGCGACAATATAGAAGATGAAGAGCGGCGCGCCAACGCGCCTATTTGGGCTCCTGGGGTTTCTCCGCGGGAGCCGCCGGCGGCGTCGTCGACTCCGTCTCGATTCCCTTCTTCTGATAGTGCCGGAGCATCCAGCGCGCGAACTTGCTGTCGTTGACGCCGGCGATGACGTCCTCGGCGCTGTCGTAGAGGGTGCGATCGGTGATGAGCGCGCCGAGCGTGCCCTGCCCGGCGTCGATCTTCTTCATGATCGAGGACAGATGGTCGAGCGTCTCCTGGAGGCGCGCCGCGACTTGGTTGCCGTAGGCGTCGTCGTTCAGGAGCTTGCCCACGACCCCGTCCTTGGATTCGAGGCGCGCGGCGGTGCGCTTCATCGAGGCGGCGGCCTCCCTGAGGTCGGCGATCGCGAGCTCCGCGTCGCCCCCCTTCTTCGTGATCGATCCGAGGGCGCCCTCGCCCCGAACCGTCTGGTCGAGGATCGTCGAGAGATCCTTGACCGCGTTCCCGAGATCGTCGAGGCGTGTCGCGAGCGGGCGATCGGTCAGGAGCCGGCCGACAGTCCCCTCGCCGTTCTTCATCTTGGTCGTGAGGTCCTCGATGTTCGAGAGCGTGACCTCGATCTTCCGCATCCCCTCCTTGCCGAAGTCCGGGTTCTGGATCACCTGGCCCAGCAGCCCCTCGCCGCGCTGGAGCGGCTCCAGGATCTGCTTGAGGGAGATCGTGATCGCGTTGAGGTTGTCCGCGATGTCCTCCCCTTGCTCGAAGATCCTGCTGCCGGGGGCGGTCGGAAGGAGGTCGCCGGGAGGGATCGCCGGCTGGTTCGGGTCGCCGGGGGTGAGCTCCACGTACTTCTCGCCGGAGAGGTACTGGAGGAACCTGAGCGAGGCCTCCGACCCCTGACGCACGCGCGAGGCGTAGACGCGGCGGACGCTCAAGGAGACCTCGACCCCGGCGGCGCCGGGGTCGGTCGGGAGCTTCAGCTCCGTGACCGTGCCGATGTGGACGCCGCCCATCTTGACCGGCGAGCCCTGGAGCAACCCGTCGGTGTCCGGGAAGACCGCACGGTAGGTCGCCTGCCGTGAGAAGAGGCGCGATTCGCCGCCGACGGCGAGGACGCCGGCCGCGAAGACGATGAGCGCGAGCGCCACGAACGTTCCCACCGTGGCCTCGCGGGAGCCGACCCTAGGCATATCCCCCTCCCTGCAGGAAGTTCTGAAGGAGCGGCACCGGGGCGTGACGCGCCTCCTCCGTCGTCCCGTGGAACAGGATGCGCCCCTCATGGAGGAATGCGATCCGGTCGCCGACGGTGAACGCCGAGTGAATGTCGTGGGTGACGACGATCGAGGTCACCCCGAGCCGCTTCTGGAGGCTGCGGATGAGGTGGTTGATCGTGTTCGCCGTGATCGGATCGAGGCCGGTCGTCGGCTCGTCGTAGAGGATCGCCGCGGGGGCGAGCGCGATCGCGCGCGCCAGGGCGACGCGCTTGCGCATGCCCCCCGACAGGCTCGCTGGCATGAGGTCGAGGACGTCGCCCAGCTCCACCAGACCGAGGACCTCCTCGACGCGGGCGAGGATGCGCGCGTCGTCCCAGTCCGTGTGCTCGACGAGCGCGAAGGCGACGTTCTCGAACACGGTCATCGAATCGAAGAGGGCCCCCGACTGGAAGAGCATCCCGACCTTCTTCCGTGTCTCGAGCAGCCCGTCCTCCCCCAAGTGCGAGATCTCGACGCCGTCGACCCAGACCTCGCCGGAGTCGGGCTGCATCAGGCCGACCGCGTGACGCAGGAGGACCGACTTCCCGGATCCGCTGCCGCCGAGCACCACGACCGTTTCGCCCCTCTCGACGACGAGATCGACGCCTCGTAGAACGCGGTTCTGATCGAACGCCTTCTCGATGCGGACGAAGCGGAGGAAACCGTCGGGCATCGCCATCTCGCTCACACCGCCAGGAAGATCTTCGTGAGGAAGAAATCCGACACGATGATCGAGATCGAGGCGGAGACGACGGTGTTCGTCGTCGCCTTGCCGACGCCGTCCGCGCCGCCGGTCGCGTTCAAGCCGTTGTGGCACGCGATGATCCCGATGAAGAACGCGAAGAAGAAGGTCTTGCAAACGCCGCTCATGACGTCTTGCATCGTGAGCGCGAGGAGCACGTGATTGATGAAGTAGGCGCGACTCTGGCCGGCCTCGCTGACCGCCATCGTCATCCCGCCGAAGAGGCCGACGACGTCGGCGAGGACGGTCAGCAGCGGAAGGGCGACGATGAGCGCGCCGACGCGGGGAACCACCAGTTTCTTGACCGGGCTCGCCGCGAGGACGCGGAGGGCGTCGACCTGCTCGGTGACGGTCATCGAGCCGATCTCCGCCGTGATGCCGGCGCCGACCCGGCCCGCGACCATGAGGGCCGTCAGGACCGGCCCCAGCTCGCGGACGATCGAGAGGCCGAGCAGGTTGCCCATGAACGACTGGCCGCCGTAGGAGGCGAGCGCGTAGGCGGTCTGGACGGCGAGGACCATCCCGGTGAAAAGGAGCGTCACATTCGCGATCGTCAGCGAGTGGACGCCGAGCTTCTCGATCTGCTCGAGCCAGAGCGACCCCTCGAACGGTCGCCGCCATCCCTGCCGGATCGTCTGTCCCGAGAGGATCGCGAGCCCCCCCAGCTCGGCAATCCAGGCTTTCAGGAGAGCCATCATCGTCGGGCGGAAGGATAGGTGCCGTGTCTATTTGGGTCAAGATATAGCAATTTCAAGCACTTAAGCGGTGCTCGCGCCACCACGCGGCCGCGGTGGCGACGGCGAGGACGAGATCGGCGATGCCGAGGATCAAAAACGCGCGAGGATGCCCGGTGGCCCAGGCGCGGGTCAGAAGGGCGCAGCCGAAGAGGCGACCCGCCGCGGAGACCGGGGCGACGGCCGGGTAGCGGCCGGGGGCTCGGGAGGCCGCCGCGTAGATTCCCGCGAGGATGAGCAGGAGCACGCCGACGAGGTCGAGATAGATCGGATCCGGTGGCAATTCGATGCCCAGGAGAGAAGCGGAGAGCCCCGGAACGGCCAGAATCGCGACGGCGAAGAGCGCGTCGAAAGCCGCTCCCGCCAGGAGCGCACGCGAAAGTGGCGTCGGCACGGTCCGCAGTCTAATGCGTATACTCCCGCGGCCCATGCTCCGCGGACTCCTCACGCTCGCCACGTTCGCCGTCTCGACGACCATCCTCGGCGTGATCGCGATCGCCGCAGGTCTCGCGACCGGAAAGCGCGAGATCGTCTTCCGGCTCGGGCGATTCTGGTCGCGCCTGCACCTCTCGGCGATGGGGATCCACCCGCAGTACGAAGGGCTCGATCACGCTTCCGGAACGGCACCGAGGGTCTTTCTCGCCAATCACTTTTCCACGCTCGACATCTGGGTGCTCGTCCCGGCGCTGCCCGACACCACGCGCTTCGTCGCGAAGAAGTCCATCTTCTGGATCCCGGTCCTCGGCCAGGCGATGCGGGTCGCGGGATTCATCCCGATCGACCGTGCGGATCGCACTCGGGCCATCCGCAGCCTCGGGCGAGCCGGAGCGCGCATCGCGAGCGGCGAGTCGGTGATCCTCTTCCCGGAGGGCACCCGCAGCCGCGACGGCAAGCTCGGGCGGTTCAAACGCGGCTCCTTCCATCTCGCCCTCGAGACCGGCGTGCCGATCGTCCCCGTCGCCATCTCGGGAACGGGACGAGTCGTCGCGCCCCGCTCGATCGTCGTCCGTCCCGGGCCGGTCCGGGTGACGTTCCTGCCTCCCATCGACACGAGCGCGTACACGACGGACACCTTGGACGAGCTCCTCGAGCGGACGCGCGACGCGATCTCGCGGCATCTCGACGCGGACGAGCGTGGGACGGACGAGGCCCCGATGTCCGCACCGGTCAGGCGCGCTCGCGCCTGGTGACGCCTTATCATGGCGTCGATGCGGGCGAGGATCACGGCGGCCCTGGACGAGCATCGCCGCACGGCCGAAGCGATGGCCACGGCGCTCGCGGCGGACATCGAGACCGTTGCCTCGGCGATCATCGCGTCCTACCGCCGCGGCGGAAAGCTGCTCGTCATGGGCAACGGTGGGAGCGCGGCCGACGCGCAGCACTTCGCCGCGGAGCTCGTCGGACGCTACCGCCGCGAGCGGCGCGCGCTTCCCGCGCTCGCGCTGACCGTCGATCCGTCGGCCGTCACGTCGATCGCGAACGACTACGGCTACGACGAGGTCTTCGCCCGGCAGGTGCGGGCCCACGCGCGCGCCGGCGACGTCGCCGTCGGCATCTCCACGAGCGGCAACTCCGAGAACGTCTGCCGCGGCCTGCAAGCAGCCCGCGCGGCCGGTGCGGTGACCGTGGTCCTCGGCGGCGGCGAGGGCGGGCGGATGCGGGCGCTCGCCGACCACGCGATCCTGGCGCCGACCGAATCGACGCCGCGCATCCAGGAATGCCACATCGCGATCATCCACGTCCTCTGCGACCTCGTGGAAGAGGAGCTCGCGCATGACGCCTGAGCGGGTGCGCGCGCTCCTCGCGGCGATGTCCGGCCGCCGGATCCTCGTCGTCGGCGACCTCATGCTCGACGAGTACGTGTGGGGCGATGTGTCGCGCGTCTCCCCCGACGCGCCGGTCCAGGTCGTCGACATCCGCCGCCGCTCCTCCGCGATCGGAGGCGCGGGAAACGTCGCCCACAACCTGAGGGCTGCGGGTGCGGTGGTCTCGCTCGCCGGGGCCGTCGGCGCGGACGGCGCGGGCGACGCCGTCGTCCGGATGGCGCGCGACGCCGGAATCGAGGCTGGAGGCGTCGTCCGCGACGCCGAGCGCCCCACGACCGTCAAGACGCGCGTCATCGCGCGCGGCCAGCAGATCGTGCGCCTCGACGAGGAGCGCCGGGCGCCGCTCGGGGCGGCCGCCCGCTCCTCGCTCGCGGCGGCGGTGCGGCGCGCGGCGAAAGGCGTCGATGCCGTGCTCGTCTCCGACTATGCCAAGGGCGTCGTCGACGCCGCGCTCGTCGCCGAGCTCGCGGCGACCGGCGCGCCGGTCGTCGTCGACCCGAAGGTCCCCGATTTCTCGGCGTACGCCGGCTGCCGCGCGATCACGCCGAACCGCAAGGAGGCGGAGGCGGCGACCGGGCTTACGCTCGCGAGCGAGGCCGATGTCCGGGAGGCCGCGCGCCGGATTCGTGCCGCGACCGGTGCCCAGCACGTGCTCGTCACGCTCGGCGAGCGCGGGATGGCGGTCGTGAGCGGGGACGAGGAGCTCGTGGTCGTCCCGGCGTCCGCGCGGGAGGTCTACGACGTGACCGGTGCCGGGGACACGGTCCTCGCCTACTTCGGTCTCGCGCTCGCCTCGGGGGCGGCGGCGGTCGATGCGGCGCGCCTGGCGAACACCGCGGCCGGCGTCGCCGTGGCGCGCGTCGGAACGAGCGCGGTGAATCCCGC
Coding sequences:
- a CDS encoding sugar phosphate nucleotidyltransferase, which codes for MTRRPRPDLNVVLLAGGSGTRFWPLSRAGRPKQFLHLLGDRSLLRATWDRARALAPASRIWVVAPASLSTAVRRDLPALRRDRIVVEPAPRDTAPALALACAAVARLDPEAIVAVLPTDHVIGDARAFVRAIRVAAAAASRDDLVCLGVRPTRPATGFGYLETRGPVRRGTASPVKAFVEKPQLAKARRFLRSGRHLWNAGIFVWKAGRFLDELDRCAPGVRTAAETALDGKHRAWRALTPVSVDYAVMERARGVMVVAFEAGWDDVGSWEAAARLIPPSSPLRPQHVAVASDGSVVIGRDRFVALVGVPGIIVVDTPDALLVAARDGGEAMRSVVAAVRKAGRGDLA
- the wecB gene encoding UDP-N-acetylglucosamine 2-epimerase (non-hydrolyzing), which translates into the protein MTARREVVLVAGARPNFMKVAPIARALAKSATLTGTIVHTGQHYDRQMSDLFFEQLGIPEPEIKLGVGSGTHAAQTAEVMLRLEPVLVSRRPALVLVVGDVNSTVAAALVASKLGIPVAHVEAGLRSRDRAMPEELNRIVTDALSDLLFVSEPSGLANLAQEGTPETKVHFVGNVMIDTLLRFRDAAARLDMPDRLGLPAKGYAVLTLHRPANVDAPDALRALLDPILELSDSVPVLFPVHPRTRAGLLALGAGDRPGFRLVDPMGYLEFLGAMSAARLVLTDSGGIQEETTVLGVPCVTLRDNTERPSTLTEGTNRLAGTTSAGVRAAISETLDHPREGKVPQLWDGRAAERIVAVLERSLAD
- a CDS encoding SDR family oxidoreductase; its protein translation is MATFVVTGGGGFIGSNLAETILKGGDAVRVLDNFETGRRVNLADAPAWAAAGRTTYTLIEGDIRDLALCRRAVEGADYVLHQAAIPSVQRSIQDPISSNEVNVTGTLNVLLAARDAKVKRVVMASSSSLYGDSETLPKVETMAPAPISPYGLQKLAGETYLGLFHRLYGVPTVALRYFNVFGPRQDPGSEYSAVIPRFMASIRAGSAPTIYGDGEQTRDFSHIANIVQANLKACAAPESALGAAYNIACGERISLNELVAIVAEFGGREVRPVYAPERQGDIKHSLAAIGKAEQALGYRPTVSVHEGLRLTWDAS
- a CDS encoding NAD-dependent epimerase/dehydratase family protein, which gives rise to MPILVTGGAGFIGSHLVERLLADDREVVVLDAFHDFYDPAEKEQNLARATAHPGCRLVRGDIRDEAAVRAAFAGTIEAVVHLAARAGVRPSIADPVDYASVNLTGTAVLLEAARRHGVRRFLFGSSSSVYGNNAKVPFSEGDPVDDPISPYAATKRGGELLAYTFHHLHGMEVACLRFFTVYGPRQRPDLAIRKFADLMSRGEEVPVFGDGSSGRDYTYVDDIVEGIVRAIERTRGFHVWNLGGSSPILLNELVERIARGLDVAPRIRRLPMQPGDVLRTWADIGAVRRDLDWQPRVTFDDGMSRFLSWFRAARPAAGVRR
- a CDS encoding O-antigen ligase family protein, whose product is MSLRGFATGLLVALVGLGALAFGSVEGWASAALRLGLIVVAIALVLDRRPSGPPAAARALLLPLAALCVLALLQTVPIPDAVARLASPRWASLRPTLVPSGGPSGLPALLEERAKAGGATAAPGAAPLTAPVPAGVGSGEHALSVASTTTRRAVLAWITAGLALACAATLAIHPVERYRLLWGLALWTGALGAIALFARLSGTTRLLWIREAPLDAEVLGPFVNPNHFAAFVEIGTLVALGLLLALLGGPEGTVSRSSIRKAVVDRSWAFPRLLVLGGCAVLGAIGLVLSGSRAGILAFAVGLAALLAARRLKGWLVVGIVLAVCLGLAVGVASWAGGEGRALKPSPYKSGSLDPSFAMRWDIWGRTLTIIRDFPVTGSGLGTFGYVYAIYDRPGEWLETDQAHNDYLQIVAETGLAGAVLLLWALVVLTRRVLRPAVRHRSGFRWTSAACVSAVFAIALHAIFEFGLQIPAVAVEFAVTLGILTAVASDGGADAGPEAA
- a CDS encoding UDP-glucose/GDP-mannose dehydrogenase family protein, translating into MNITVVGTGYVGLVTGACFSEFGTHVTCVDKNAEKIAMLERGEMPIYEPGLEALVERNVKAGRLVFTTDLASAVERSLVVVIAVGTPQGNDGSADLSFVREVAQAVAENLNSYKVVVTKSTVPAGTGKMIREIIEKHRKASHAFSVASNPEFLREGSAIEDCLRPNRIVIGCEDEMAAAILRDLYRPLYLIETPIVITDVVTAEVIKYASNAFLATKISFINEMADLCEKLGADVHAVAKGMGLDHRIGNKFLHPGPGYGGSCFPKDTRAILEVAREAGVPLKIVSAVVEVNAGRIPTALEKIRVAASGSLAGKTVALLGLTFKPNTDDLRESPAIAVLDALLAEGAKVKAFDPVAMAIAAETERRGVVYAKDEYEAAEGADLLVVATEWNQFRALDTDRLKGAMKAPVVVDLRNVYEPETMRTKGFTYTCVGRA